The window TATTGTGTAGGTTTCTTCGTCATGATCTGGATTGCCGCAGTCATGTTCAAGTCCAATGATATCTTGCGCAAGCAGACCGCTCTCAAGGTTTGTTTGTGCTTCATAATAAATTGTCTTATCAACGTGCTTGTTCTGCTTCTAGAGGTTAATTAATTGTTCTGGCAAGCAGACTGCTCTCAAGGGCTTGTGCTTATCTTGTGCATCAACTTTCTTGTTCTGGTTCTAGTGTCGAGGTTAATTGGTATGCTTCTAGAGGTTTGTTTGGATGTCATATTGTCGATCATGTTAGTTTTGCACAGCAACTGGCAGCAGAAATGTGAATATCTTCTCGCCATATGTAACGTCATGATGCACAGCTGCTCTGCAAACCCAGTGAATAAATGCAAACCCTTCTGCTGCTTTCAGCGGCACGGCTACATTGGGTTTGGGTCAGGATGTAAGTAGATAAATTGCGAGCTGGCCACGAGCCTTTATGTGGGCATATGCGTCTGCCCATGTAACATTTGGCAACGCGGTGTCCGCCAAAAATGCACATCACTTATCATTTGATATGAAAAGAAATATGAAGGGTTTGGTTGTCCTTTCATGTGTTGGGAAATGAATGTGTACAGCTAAGGGCAATTGATAACGCCAACGGATGTCTAAGCCTATAAGACGATCTATTCCAACTCCGAGAATAATCCACAATGACCATGCCTCCTTACGGTTACTTGAGTAGGTATTATCAAAATGGCACACAAAGAACAACACATAGATGTGTAATTGGTGCCTCACTGAACTGTTGAAGCCTCTTTGGCCTGACTTGCGCTCATGCTCGGGCGCCAGGAAAGGTGACGCTCTTAATTAGGCATAGGAGAGTCGGGGCTTAGCTGTTGCTGATGAAACCAATTGCTGGTGTTTGTGGGCTGAGTGCCGCTAAAGCTGTGCGGTGAGCCTCATAGCAATTTCATGCGTCATTGAGGAAGCAAGCTGTGTGCCAAGAGGTCGTGGGTTGATGCGACCTCTCTGCATTGCACTGTGCAGGTGTAAGGCTTGCCTTGTATAATCCTTCCCCAGACCCTACCTGGCGTGGGAGCTTCTAGCACTGGGTCTGTCTTTTCTATTGAGGAAGCGGGCTGGCAGACTGCTGCAGCCATATACATCCTTAACAATTGGGCCAGGGATAACTCCATTTGATTGTCAAATTGCCTAGATAACTCCATTTGATTGTCCTCATAGTGATCTCACATGCTTAGAAGAGCTGGAAACACTGTAGATATTTTGGTATGGATGTGTGCTCTAGAATGTAACTATCATGTCGTTTCCTCTTTAAGTTAATGCGGTCAACATCAATTAAACAAGATCTTCAGCTGATCTGTCACTTGTATTTATTTTTCTTATTTCAGGGGGAGAGGAAAATGCCAATGCTTATCGGGATTGTAACAGTATTCACCATTCACGTGTTTGGAGTCTACTGGTGGTACAGGAATGATGACCTTGTTAGACCTTTGGTGATGCTTCCTCCAAAAGAAATACCACCATTCTGGCATGCTATATTTTTCATCGCTGTGAACGGTACTCTCTTTTCCCTCACACAGCAGGATTTCTCTGTTTGGGGCCTCTCTGCTTCAAATTATTCCATATGATTGTAATATGAGACCTTGAAAAACTTCTATGGTTTTCTATGATGCACTCAAGACATCCTTTCGATCATGTTGTTTCAAGAGAGGGCATGACATTGCAACCCAATGGTTTTCCTATTTAAGAGTTTTTTAGGTCCTGTGAACCGATGAGGCCCTTGGTCATTTCATGAACTAGGCTCAGTCAGTAACTCATTTGTGGAAAAACTTGATGATGTGTGTATCTGTGTGTTCTGTTTTGTTTTGAAGCGGATAACTTTGCCCTGCGTTTCACTTGGAAATAACTTATGTTTGTTGAATAGTAGGAATTTATGCACCATTGCTATCTGTCCATAACTCTTAAACTAGCACTGCGCTCTTTAAAATTTCTAATCAGGCTGACTGCTGTTTTGTGCTCCACAGATACAATGGTCCGGCAAGCTGCTATGGTTGTCAAGTGTGTGCTGCTCATATACTACAAAAACAGCAAAGGTCGTCACTATCGTAGACAGGTAATCTGCTGTACATTATCATTGTTCAGCTAATTATGTAAATTTTACTAGTTTCGATGGAGAGATGTACAGCCAAGCTTTTCTCGTTGTAACTCAACTTTCTCTTTAGGGTCAAATGTTGACAGTTGTGGAATATTCCCTTCTTCTGTACCGTGCGTTGTTGCCGGCTCCTGTGTGGTATCGTTTTTTCCTGAACAAGGAATATGGAAGTCTTTTTTCATCTTTAACAACTGGATTGTACCTTACTTTCAAGGTGGCATCAATGGTGGAAAAGGTACTTCTAGTTCCCTTGTTCATTTCTTAACCGATTCTGGGTTTATAATAGCTGACATTACTGCTGCTTTCTACCAGGTTCGTTCACTTTTGGCTTCAGTGAATGCGCTGTCTCATAAGGACTTGCATTATGGTTCACATGCAACAACTGAGCAGGTAATGCAGTGTTAGGCTTCTAGGCACATGAGTGAAATGTGTTGGTGGCATATGCATTCTTGGTTTATATCTCTGGAGCTTCTAGCTAAGAAAGTCTGCATTCATTTCACTATATGGTATGCAGGTTCTTGCTGCTGGAGATCTGTGTGCTATATGCCAAGAAAAGATGCATACTCCCATCCTCCTGCAGTGTAAACATATCTTCTGCGAAGACTGTGCCTCTGAATGGTATATCCCATACACCTTTGTTGTCTGGTTCTTGATGCTTTGCTGGCATCTACTCTAACAGTTACCAAATTGGAACTTCTCATCGCTTGCCGAATGATGGCAGGTTGGAGCGGGAGCGGACATGCCCGTTATGCAGGGCGCTGGTGAAGCCAGGGGACATCCGGTCATTCAGCGACGGTTCAACGACCCTCTTCTTTCAGCTCTTCTAACAAGAAACAAGAAGCGCTAACCTTCGGCCTGCAGATGTTGGATCGCCCCCTGTTACTCTCCATCAGCCTGCCGTGTGCTGAGACTTATTCCAGTCCAGGTCCTTTTCCGCCACTTCGTGACAAGTAGTAGGTGCCGTGGGTGTGCATATTACCCTGTATAGGTCCTTGCGGGATTCTCCATCAGAAAAAAGAGGAATGTTATGATGAAATAACTGAATCTATAGAGGTGAATTTCCATTAGCATGTGGCTGGGTGGGTGCCGCCACATCTGCAAAATTCAGAATTGACCTTATACAAGATCACAAATGTTAACTCTTGACTCCTGAGCCAACGTAGCTTGTTGCTTGTAAAATGAGATGAACATATCCCTTTATTTCCTGCTTGTGTCACATGAGTCGCATCATCATTCTTGCCACCTAAAATATGTCTTCTAGTAATTTCGGCGAAGGAGTTGGGTCTGATTTGATATAGTGAGGTATGTTTTGCTTGCTCCAGATTTAGCCAATATTGGCACCGAAAATGAACCAAAGTAGGCAAGATGGCATGAACCCGACGGGCAAGGCAAAAGCCTGTTTGTCATAACCAGAAGGTTGGTAGAATTGATTTTGGGTAGCAGGCAAACATACCCTAGACCCCGACAGCACTAATGTGTGTAATATTAGTTGTGTGCTGTTGAATAGTTATTCTGGGCGTGGACGTTATTATGTCGACATCACAGGAAGGTGCACAAGAATATCCTGTTATGCCGGAGCAGAGGGCAAGGGGAGAACAACCTGCCCGGACGCCCGAACGTTGCCTGAACTGACTGAAAGAGATGAGCTCTATAGTAGAAGTTGATGTTATTTTTTAGGAAAGACGGACAATTTATATCTAATGATCATCAAGGAAAACAATATAGCTAGTACAATGGATAGACAATAAGTCATAAAACAACCAGCAAATAATAAAATTACAACCAAACCATGCTGATTGTCTTCTTCCTTTGATTGTATGCTGTCTGTCGAAGCTTAAAAAATTGTACCGAATTGACAGTAAGAGAAATGTACACCCTCTTAATACCGGCCTTTGAAGGAGAAACCGAACCATGCCATAGTAACAAATCAAAAGAGGAGGTTGAAATCACTGCACCAAGAGCCAAGCAACTACTTCCCTTGATTGAACCAGCACTTTTCGGATTCTCGTTTGGATAGGTACCTATCTGATCGCGACTTTGATTTCACATATTGAATATGAAGACAACCACAAAATCTGGCAACGTCTGCCCTTGCAAGCCCTTCGTCGGCGTCTGATCGACTATCGTCAAGGTAGGCAGAGCCCGGAGAGACCTTATTCCAATGCACCATCGCCGCCACCACCTCGTCAGTACCGCTAGGGAAACAAAATCTAAGGGAAACAAGGGCATAGCGATGGCCCCCCACTCCTCTAATTGCCAACGAGATCACCGGACAAGAGAGGTGAGGTGAGAGCGCGGCCAGTGGCGGAGCTTGGAAGAAAAAGCTGGGCGGGCCAGATTAATGCTAAAAAAATCTTCGCTCAATGTGATTGGCCTTGCCATGGATAGCTACGTTGCAATTTGTAAAATGTAAAGAAAACTTGCCGGCCAGATCACATTTGCTGTCTTTCAGTCTTGCAGACTTGTAATTGCAGGGAAATGGAGATGCAGTGTTGGATTGCTAGTTCGCGTTGCCTTCATACTTTGGTCGCCGGCTGGCCGCTGCTCCTAGCTGTTGGACCTCTAGTGACTGGCGATCTGGCCGGCGATATGGTGAGTCGAGGCAGGGAGTTGTCTATGCGAGTAACGCCGGCTGCTCCTGCTGATTGCTGCGCGCCGCCGTGCGAGACCTTTGAGGCTGATCGATTGCTAGTGGAGTGGACTGGTGGAATTCTGGTGGACTGGACTCTAAAGCACGAAGAAACTGCAAAATCCTGGGCGGGCCATGGCCCAGTCTGGCCCCAACTAAGCTCCGCCCCTGAGCGCGGCTATGGTTAGGAATGAAAGAACGAGGGTCGTGGACTAAAAAATTCTCTAGGATTTCCAACCCACTCCATATAGAATCTCTGTAGAAAACACACCAACGGCTTTGGCTAAGGGCATGTACATTAGTGTTGAAACACGTTGTCCATAATAACTCTCCACATCGCCTATAGACATCACTAGAAACACACCCTACGATAGTCTGACTCTTTGCTACCCACAAGGCCCTAAAATCACAAAATTATGGAATTGGTGGGTTTGGAACGGATCCTCGTGTAGGCCCTCGTGTCACTCACCAGGGGCAACTCGGGCAATGACCTAGCCTAGCCGCCACCGCCACCCTTCTCCTCCTTCCCGCTCCTCGTCGTTACTAGAGAGAGCCGGcgggctgttggggaacgttgcatgaaaaacaaaaaaattctacgcacacgcaagatctatccatggaaatgcatagcaacgagacgggagagtgtgtctacgtaccctcgtagaccgtaagcgaaagcatttaataacgcggttgatgtagtcgaacttctttgcgatccaaccgatcaagtaccgaacgtacggcacctccgcgttcagcacacgttcagctcggtgacgtcctcgccttcttgatccagcaagacggatgaggtagtggatgagttccggcagcacgacgacgcggtgacggtggtggtgatgctatctgaaagtgcaactaatccccgggtggttttggtaattcataactcattgaactaatatccattcaagttaaatatttcaaaaagttcaataatatttcagaaagttcaatgattggcatggcatggactagagatgtggacccctcaaaatgctaaggacaaagattggcaaaagctcaagattcttcatttctattttagtgatccaagatcacactgagtccataggaaagccaatactattgaAAGGGGATGctgtgttgcttaatggtctagttgctcaaagtgcttagtgatattgctctaaaagccctcaaccactttctcatttccaaatatgtccaaaacccaaagtcaaactcggcccacCGAAccattctatccggcgccacctaGTTCAGTTGatatagccactgccagaaaccctagacaattcagtcacaccgatacggatctcggtctcaccgagatggccttgcaaactctctgttgcccaTTGCAACTATTTCGATCTCACCGAAATGtgtgatcggtcccaccgagtttgtttGACATCCTCTCTattgccttattgcttcactttgGTCTAACCAagttgatgcaatcggtgccaccgagttgatgtttgccctaagccctagcacatcggtcccactgagttatTCTCACCGGTCCCACCAAGATTCCTAACGTTCAGATTTTGAActaaattggtctcaccgagttcttctattcggtctgaccgagttgggtcaaatgtgtgtaacggttggattttgtgtggaggctatatatacccctccaccccttctccatttgtgagagagccatcagaacgtgcctacacttcccctactcattttctgagggagaaccacctactcatgtgttgagaccaagatattccaatcctaccactagaatcttgatctctagccttccccaagttgctttccactcaaatcatctttccaccatagccaaatctgtgagagagagttgagtgttggggagactatcatttgaagcacacgagcaaggagttcatcatcaacacatcaTATATTatcttttggagagtggtgtctcctagattggttaagtgtcgcttgggagcctccgacaagattgtggagttgaaccaagaagtttgtaagggcaaggagatcgcctactctATGAaaatctacccgagtgaggcatgtccttcgtgggcaatggccatggtgggatagacaaggttgcttctttgtggacccttcgtgggtggagccctccgtggactcgcgcaaccgttacccttcgtgggttgaagtctccatcaacgtggatgtacgatagcaccatcttcagaaccacgccaaaaatctctgtgtctacattgcgtttgccttctccaaacccctccctttaccttcatatgcaatgttttactttccgccgctacattcttagaattgcatgtgtaggttgattgcttgacttgtactagttgctaaaatctgccaataattaaaattgggaaaaggctacatttttatttggtcaagtagtctaatcacccccctctagatctactttcgatcctacaattgtatcagagctttggtctccatttgctttgatttccctagctttggtgatcatagccttggtttcacaacctaggagagtatgacGTCTAGCAAGGAAAATTACCatcgtagaggtccttactttgacgatactaattttgctagtttgAAGCATACGAtaaaaatgcatattcttggtcataaccccgccgtttgggctattgtgcgAATTGGCTTGCAAGATGAACACTTCGAGGATGGAAGAGAACCAAATCGTGATGCGTCCGCcgaagaattgaagatgttgcaatacaacgctcaagcttgcgatattctcttcaacggattgtgccccaaagaattcaacaaaatcaaccgccttgagaatgcaaaggaaatttgggatactttggttgatatgcatgaaggtaccgagtccgtcaaggaatccaaattggatgtgcttcaaattAAGTCAACTTGataagttcaaaatgaaggatggtgaaggagtcgcTGAGATGtcctctaggcttgctctcatcacaaatgagattgccggcttaggaagtgaagagatgatcgacaaattcatcatcaagaagatcctaggAGCCTTGGATgtaaaatatgataccgtgtgcaccttgatccaaatgatgcccaactacaaagatctcaagccaacggaagtcattggtagaattgttgctcatgagatgtcactcaaggataaggaagagcttcacaacaagtcaagtggtgcttacaaagcttcatgcgatgctcctacaacatcaagtgagaaacaaatcttcaatgaagaattgagcttaatggtgaagaacttcaacaaattctacaagaatagaagcaaagagagaagttccaagtcaaggtcctataatgacaaaagatcttctagtcgtgatcgCAGTTGCTACAATTGTGAAGACCCGggcactactccaatgagtgtacggctccctacaagagaagagaagattcaccaaagaggagaagtaaaagagatgaatcaccaccaagagagagaaggagtagagatgatcgttgtgaacgaagaccctctcgtagaagcaagga is drawn from Aegilops tauschii subsp. strangulata cultivar AL8/78 chromosome 1, Aet v6.0, whole genome shotgun sequence and contains these coding sequences:
- the LOC109732582 gene encoding uncharacterized protein translates to MDPPPPPPPQPAHGGYAQRFSPAGLIHAPLSALLEYSSGVLRAQAGGGGGGGGGPQRGEPSAGADGEVSIRIAGPDDAPGAGAGDAGGGQQPADEEAPAARGDEAGAGGGSGRGDSPYQGYDVQRLARWVEHALPFSLLLLGVFIRQHLQGFFVMIWIAAVMFKSNDILRKQTALKGERKMPMLIGIVTVFTIHVFGVYWWYRNDDLVRPLVMLPPKEIPPFWHAIFFIAVNDTMVRQAAMVVKCVLLIYYKNSKGRHYRRQGQMLTVVEYSLLLYRALLPAPVWYRFFLNKEYGSLFSSLTTGLYLTFKVASMVEKVRSLLASVNALSHKDLHYGSHATTEQVLAAGDLCAICQEKMHTPILLQCKHIFCEDCASEWLERERTCPLCRALVKPGDIRSFSDGSTTLFFQLF